From Triticum aestivum cultivar Chinese Spring chromosome 4A, IWGSC CS RefSeq v2.1, whole genome shotgun sequence, a single genomic window includes:
- the LOC123086772 gene encoding ankyrin repeat protein SKIP35 — MDVEGKMNLEIGSKDMEVESKNLKLEEPLPSSAMDMDEPGVAESGEVDDSNGSSKECPLTPRDSMTSKVPLAKEPRSVSTDFGDELDLELGSGEPEPGRQQERKLSRQDRIELSQLFQHAVSSHDWECADGLLATADAQGLNDVLCVAVDAIWFLSDKEELYAIVALIKRIVSAGANDFTRAALRTSFLASCVSACRGRTTSLADAVSFMGQKLHERLQESHGDEVLKAEASAKVHKFTEWALKCIGLHARVRASRGKGNHGTIIEVQLQLSAFKTFLDIADNDLTGKDFTEAFDAACFPLTLFSSTFDQGWAAGISAAAIQGLLELLVEGGADNVNQCFLEAARYGSTELVRILLQIAQRNSLDIDVDLALGFAAHYGKLETMGCLVEEGNTVAFLGPLMRAAERGCFQVVEWFVNRGCRDMELCLALTAATSSSQVEVAAYLLPLVPQLVLAPLSIEIVKAAGERSTGSLQGVDFLLRSDFLNDPAATYAVADSIARCADEAVDAKLRLFMLEQWSEEAFNKGFVSSQEHFVNITRIMQRGESPVVLRQLPLQLVIAMAYLPLYRECVGSGGRLLPQRLRGQLVEAAGRLEGRQLDRGMQQSELLAILEHHLPRFLVQT, encoded by the exons ATGGACGTGGAGGGCAAGATGAATTTGGAG ATTGGATCCAAGGACATGGAGGTGGAGAGCAAGAACCTGAAGCTGGAGGAGCCACTGCCTTCCTCCGCGATGGACATGGACGAGCCTGGTGTTGCTGAGAGTGGCGAGGTGGATGACAGCAATGGCAGCTCCAAGGAGTGCCCCTTGACCCCCAGGGATTCCATGACCTCCAAGGTTCCTCTGGCCAAAGAGCCGAGATCAGTCAGCACCGACTTTGGGGATGAGCTGGACCTTGAGCTTGGGAGTGGAGAGCCAGAGCCCGGCAGGCAGCAGGAGAGGAAGCTCTCAAGGCAAGACCGGATCGAGCTCAGCCAGTTGTTCCAGCATGCCGTGAGCTCTCATGATTGGGAGTGCGCCGATGGCTTGCTGGCCACAGCTGATGCACAGGGACTCAATGATGTGCTCTGCGTGGCGGTCGATGCCATTTGGTTCTTGAGCGACAAGGAGGAGCTGTATGCCATCGTCGCCTTGATCAAGAGGATTGTGTCGGCGGGTGCGAATGATTTCACACGCGCCGCGCTCCGGACATCGTTCCTGGCATCGTGTGTGTCGGCATGCAGGGGGCGGACGACCAGCCTCGCCGATGCCGTGAGCTTCATGGGTCAAAA GTTGCATGAACGCCTCCAAGAATCCCATGGCGATGAGGTATTGAAGGCAGAGGCAAGTGCAAAGGTACATAAGTTCACAGAATGGGCTCTGAAGTGCATAGGATTACACGCCCGTGTGCGGGCGAGTAGGGGCAAAGGAAACCATGGCACAATCATTGAGGTTCAGCTTCAGCTATCTGCTTTCAAGACATTTCTGGATATTGCTGATAATGATCTTACCGGGAAAGATTTCACTGAGGCCTTTGATGCTGCATGCTTTCCTCTTACACTGTTCTCAAGCACCTTTGACCAAGGATGGGCTGCAGGGATCTCGGCAGCTGCTATACAAGGTCTGTTAGAGCTGTTGGTAGAGGGTGGCGCAGACAATGTGAACCAATGCTTTCTTGAAGCTGCACGCTATGGAAGCACTGAACTCGTTCGCATCTTACTTCAG ATTGCTCAAAGGAACAGCTTGGACATTGATGTGGATCTAGCCCTTGGCTTTGCTGCCCACTACGGGAAACTCGAAACCATGGGGTGCTTAGTTGAGGAAGGTAATACTGTCGCCTTCCTTGGCCCTTTAATGCGGGCAGCTGAGCGTGGATGCTTTCAAGTTGTGGAATGGTTTGTGAACCGTGGCTGTCGGGACATGGAGCTTTGCCTGGCCCTTACTGCTGCCACCTCTAGTAGCCAGGTTGAAGTTGCTGCGTATCTCCTGCCTCTAGTCCCCCAACTTGTTCTTGCACCACTCAGCATCGAGATTGTTAAGGCTGCTGGCGAGAGGAGCACAGGTTCCCTCCAAGGTGTGGATTTTCTTCTCCGGTCGGACTTCCTCAATGACCCAGCCGCCACATATGCTGTAGCAGACAGCATAGCAAGATGCGCTGATGAGGCTGTAGATGCGAAGCTTAGGCTGTTCATGCTCGAGCAGTGGTCAGAGGAAGCCTTCAACAAGGGATTCGTGTCTTCACAAGAGCACTTTGTCAACATTACAAGGATAATGCAAAGGGGCGAGTCGCCGGTCGTCCTGAGACAGCTCCCGCTTCAGCTGGTGATCGCCATGGCCTACCTGCCACTGTACAGGGAATGCGTCGGGTCAGGTGGGCGGCTTCTGCCGCAGAGGCTAAGAGGCCAGCTCGTGGAGGCTGCAGGCAGGCTGGAGGGCCGGCAACTGGACAGGGGCATGCAGCAAAGCGAGCTGCTGGCCATCCTGGAGCACCACCTCCCGCGTTTTCTCGTTCAGACTTGA